The following proteins come from a genomic window of Takifugu rubripes chromosome 11, fTakRub1.2, whole genome shotgun sequence:
- the fam168a gene encoding protein FAM168A isoform X2, protein MASGHPTDKFSFMYQPDTHKSKNRLSSAMNPVYSPVQPGTPYGNPKNMAFPGYPGGYPATTPTYTPNLYQTGSPGYPPGYTSAGTPYKVPPTQSNGAPPPYTPTPTPYPTPMYPIRSAYPQQNIYAQGAYYTQPVYAAQPHVIHHTTVVQPNSIPSTALYPAPVPVPTPRNNSIPAMGMVAGATMAMSAGTLLTTPQHPQIGGHPVTVPTYRPQGTPGYSYVPPHW, encoded by the exons TAAGAACAGGTTATCTTCAGCCATGAATCCAGTCTACAGCCCAGTTCAGCCTGGCACCCCATATGGAAACCCTAAGAACATGGCCTTTCCAG GCTATCCAGGAGGGTATCCTGCCACTACTCCAACCTACACACCCAATCTGTATCAAACTGGCAGTCCTGGGTATCCACCAG GATATACTTCAGCGGGTACTCCCTACAAAGTCCCCCCCACACAGTCAAATGGAGCCCCTCCCCcatacacccccacccccaccccctacccAACACCAATGTACCCCATCCGCAGTGCCTACCCCCAACAGAACATATACGCACAG GGAGCTTATTACACTCAGCCCGTCTACGCGGCTCAGCCACACGTGATCCACCACACCACTGTGGTGCAGCCCAACAGCATCCCCTCTACAGCCCTCTACCCcgcccccgtccccgtccccacCCCTCGCAACAACAGCATTCCTGCCATGGGGATGGTAGCCGGGGCAACCATGGCAATGAGCGCAG GGACCCTGCTGACAACACCTCAGCACCCCCAGATTGGAGGACACCCAGTAACAGTGCCAACCTACAGGCCCCAGGGGACACCTGGCTACAGCTACGTACCGCCTCACTGGTAG
- the fam168a gene encoding protein FAM168A isoform X3, whose translation MNPVYSPVQPGTPYGNPKNMAFPGYPGGYPATTPTYTPNLYQTGSPGYPPGYTSAGTPYKVPPTQSNGAPPPYTPTPTPYPTPMYPIRSAYPQQNIYAQGAYYTQPVYAAQPHVIHHTTVVQPNSIPSTALYPAPVPVPTPRNNSIPAMGMVAGATMAMSAGTLLTTPQHPQIGGHPVTVPTYRPQGTPGYSYVPPHW comes from the exons ATGAATCCAGTCTACAGCCCAGTTCAGCCTGGCACCCCATATGGAAACCCTAAGAACATGGCCTTTCCAG GCTATCCAGGAGGGTATCCTGCCACTACTCCAACCTACACACCCAATCTGTATCAAACTGGCAGTCCTGGGTATCCACCAG GATATACTTCAGCGGGTACTCCCTACAAAGTCCCCCCCACACAGTCAAATGGAGCCCCTCCCCcatacacccccacccccaccccctacccAACACCAATGTACCCCATCCGCAGTGCCTACCCCCAACAGAACATATACGCACAG GGAGCTTATTACACTCAGCCCGTCTACGCGGCTCAGCCACACGTGATCCACCACACCACTGTGGTGCAGCCCAACAGCATCCCCTCTACAGCCCTCTACCCcgcccccgtccccgtccccacCCCTCGCAACAACAGCATTCCTGCCATGGGGATGGTAGCCGGGGCAACCATGGCAATGAGCGCAG GGACCCTGCTGACAACACCTCAGCACCCCCAGATTGGAGGACACCCAGTAACAGTGCCAACCTACAGGCCCCAGGGGACACCTGGCTACAGCTACGTACCGCCTCACTGGTAG
- the p2ry6 gene encoding P2Y purinoceptor 3, translating to MLTSVLLLSFKNAKMPLSAHFSPFFTEGVISLTSLDFASSEPFTGPNTHNIIKGISNSNCTYKEDFKRILLPTVYTMVCLLGLPLNTVVILKIWRARPNLSRSNIYMLNLAIADFLYVMSLPLLVYNYGSRDYWPFGEFTCKLVRFQFYSNLHGSILFLTCISVQRYVGVCHPLAMWHKKGGRKMAWRVCGGVWLLVIALCAPTFHFAATGVQRNRTVCYDLSTPAHSVDYYPYGMALTCLGFLLPFLGIMVCYCRMAQILCRPVSYQGVSMATKEKRNKAVRMIIVVATVFCISFLPFHLTKTVYLVVRSFPGTPCETKNLFSVIYKSTRPFASMNSFLDPILFYFTQPRYRQSTKRFVLRVTTLKGTSV from the exons aTGTTGACGAGCGTCCTTCTGCTCTCCTTCAAG AACGCGAAGATGCCACTCTCAGCTCATTTCAGCCCTTTCTTCACAGAGGGTGTTATCTCCCTGACCTCATTGGACTTTGCAAGCAGTGAACCCTTTACAGGCCCCAACACCCACAATATCATTAAAGGCATCTCCAACAGCAACTGCACATATAAGGAGGATTTCAAACGTATTCTGCTCCCCACTGTGTACACCATGGTCTGCCTGCTGGGGCTCCCTCTCAACACCGTTGTCATACTGAAGATATGGAGGGCTCGGCCCAACCTCTCCAGAAGCAACATCTATATGCTCAACTTGGCCATCGCTGATTTTCTGTATGTGATGTCGCTCCCCTTGCTTGTCTACAACTACGGCAGCCGTGACTACTGGCCCTTTGGGGAGTTCACTTGTAAACTGGTCAGGTTTCAGTTCTACAG TAACCTGCATGGCAgtatcctcttcctcacctgcatcAGTGTGCAGCGATATGTTGGTGTTTGCCATCCTCTGGCAATGTGGCACAAGAAAGGCGGGCGTAAAATGGCTTGGCGTGTCTGTGGAGGGGTGTGGCTGCTTGTCATTGCCCTGTGTGCACCGACTTTTCACTTCGCTGCAACGGGAGTCCAGAGGAACCGCACAGTATGCTACGACCTTAGCACCCCCGCACACTCGGTAGATTACTATCCCTACGGCATGGCCCTGACCTGCCTGGGGTTCCTGTTACCTTTTCTGGGCATCATGGTGTGTTACTGTCGGATGGCTCAAATCCTTTGCCGCCCAGTTTCCTACCAGggtgtctccatggcaactaaGGAGAAACGGAACAAAGCAGTAAGGATGATCATTGTGGTGGCAACCGTGTTTTGTATTAGTTTCCTGCCCTTTCACCTGACCAAGACTGTGTACCTGGTGGTCCGTAGTTTTCCTGGTACACCCTGCGAAACAAAAAACCTCTTCTCGGTCATCTACAAGAGCACCAGGCCATTTGCCAGCATGAACAGCTTTCTGGATCCAATCCTGTTTTACTTTACCCAGCCACGCTATCGCCAGAGCACGAAAAGATTTGTGCTGCGAGTTACCACCCTCAAAGGCACCAGTGTGTGA